ttgGAGCGATGAGAATAAGAGATGGATTTAGTGATGATGGTGCACATAATCCGGATCGTATGAATCCGAATCCAAATCCAGCGATGTCTCGTGAGATGTCAAATCATCATAGTATGCCTCTCGGAAGTAGTATTCATACCTGaacaatagaaaaatgttaattcgaaaaaagaattttttataaaattgaaagtttagctatacggatttttaaaaagtacagctttaaaaaaaatcttatgcTGTtgcttttgaactttttaaaatgcaaATAACATAAATAAGAATTCAAAGGTGGAGactattcgaatttttgcttcaaatggTAGAAAATAGACCGTAATGTCCGAATATCATATATTCATGATTCATTTATGtggtaattcaaaaataatttttaacatttttgaaaattgaaaaaatttataatttttttgttttcggtATTTTCGGTTCATTTTCTATTACTtaaagcaaattttcaaattgactctactccaccttcaagttaaatttcaaatattgaaaacaacTTACCATGGTTCTGGAAGATGGTGTCCAGTGTGCCATGCATTGAGTCCTGCTTGATGATCACCATTCTTGGCAATATATCCATAGCCATATGGTGACTTGAGAACCTCTTTACGCATTACGTGAAGGAAGTGTCCAGTATCACGTGGATTTGTGTACAGCTCTCCAACTTCGTGTTTTGGAATTCCATCGAATGCAAGCATACGGGCATCGTATTTATTGGTGACACTAGAAGATATTATATATTATACAATGTGgatgaaacttttaaaattcaattaaaatactTTCTCAATGTTATATCAGGGCTGTAGATTTTTACGATATTCGTAAATCGtttttttcgtggtttttacaaaaatccattttttgcatttttttttcaaaaaaaaaaccgaaaaattctgTTACCCTGTCGCTGACTGAAAAACACATActtgtttgtttttaatttatgtcTTTCAgtatatcaaaattaaaaattgtgtttttttgctcttttttttgaataaagcgaaatacattttttttgctaaaaacacaaaaaaaaccaaaaatctttTGCCTTGATGGGGACACAATTTCGCAGAAATCATTTTCTGTCCatgtttgcaaaatttaaaaataaaaaaaaaacaagttttggccaGTTTCAATTCCTAGAATgttaaatttcctaaaaattttgatggcttttttgttggtattttcaataaattaatcGTTTCGTTTTATCAATGAAAATGTATGATCTCGaatatatttctcaaaaaaaaaactcactattGTCTCCATCCATTCCATCCAACTGAATCAACAATTGTATTCCACTCTTCCATAACATCACCACTGTGCCATTCAAAGAAGTCCAAGTCAAGTCGTTCGAtatcctttaaaaattatgttttttttcttttaagaatttcgaacttttcctTACCTCAACAACAGCATCCGTGTCTCCTGGTTTTGTCCAGTCATAGGCAAGAATCTTCGAGTGATTACGGTATTCACGAAGTGAATCCTTGTAAGACTCCTCAATTGTTTTTAAGTAACGCTCGTCAACTGTTGCAATTTCgtctgtctgaaaattaataaaattttgaatatctttATGAGAAATCTAGCTTACGTTTCCTCGTCTCTTGATATTTTCAAGGCATTTATTGGTTGGTGTATTCAAATAAACAACCAAATGAGGCCAGAAATGTAGTTGAGGAAGAGCATTTTTACGGACAAAGTAATAATGCTTGAAGTctagaaacaattattt
The nucleotide sequence above comes from Caenorhabditis elegans chromosome III. Encoded proteins:
- the nuo-4 gene encoding NADH dehydrogenase [ubiquinone] 1 alpha subcomplex subunit 10, mitochondrial (Confirmed by transcript evidence), encoding MPGSMSKLGGLATGLLACSRSGALSNQVRGVVHKSLLRLPSEHPEPWDYKHNGFNYIDGLKDDTRSHFHQNSKLIVVEGNIGSGKTTLAKQLADQLGFVHFPEFRMDDILVDRYGNDLRNYYNKFPARYRLPDISMFYKNPSGELSAAMQDRIFNCRFDQYLNALAHILNTGQGVVLERTPHSDFVFANAMRDKNYIGHEYFKHYYFVRKNALPQLHFWPHLVVYLNTPTNKCLENIKRRGNTDEIATVDERYLKTIEESYKDSLREYRNHSKILAYDWTKPGDTDAVVEDIERLDLDFFEWHSGDVMEEWNTIVDSVGWNGWRQYVTNKYDARMLAFDGIPKHEVGELYTNPRDTGHFLHVMRKEVLKSPYGYGYIAKNGDHQAGLNAWHTGHHLPEPWYEYYFREAYYDDLTSHETSLDLDSDSYDPDYVHHHH